Proteins encoded within one genomic window of Nilaparvata lugens isolate BPH unplaced genomic scaffold, ASM1435652v1 scaffold2410, whole genome shotgun sequence:
- the LOC111058370 gene encoding uncharacterized protein LOC111058370 yields the protein MWGIIGKQPFWPCYIVTDNDGRSYKRKMCSNDVYRISFYVQWMGDGRHSWVGLSYLVPFERAPNPQHTPYDMLKNYIQTMASTSRANPPKRRREEEEDAPRPPKRRCVVNEHPQAPLRRSERIRQQNLEIERAEEELQRLELQHQERQRQRQRRQPMRRLAEMVLPPPPPVDIVGNVMWGRLGKQPYWPAMVAVDEDGLYFKQQLTENGVLRRQFYVEWLADGQRSWVGATYLAPFERPLRVSGTPLGSGSQIWQAQVVALTHQRGGVRRKKEVLTFLLREGTLHIIRPLSEDPRG from the exons ATGTGGGGAATAATCGGCAAGCAGCCTTTTTGGCCTTGCTACATTGTAACAGACAATGATGGGAGATCatacaaaaggaaaa TGTGCTCCAACGATGTTTATAGAATTTCGTTCTATGTGCAGTGGATGGGGGATGGGAGGCATTCCTGGGTGGGCCTCTCTTATTTGGTGCCCTTTGAGAGGGCACCAAACCCCCAACACACTCCGTATGATATGTTGAAGAATTACATCCAAACT ATGGCAAGCACTTCACGTGCCAACCCCCCAAAGAGGAGGcgtgaggaggaagaggatgccCCTAGACCTCCCAAGAGAAGATGTGTTGTAAATGAACATCCACAGGCCCCTCTCCGAAGATCGGAGAGGATTCGACAACAAAA tttggAGATTGAAAGAGCAGAAGAAGAGCTTCAGAGACTTGAACTGCAGCATCAGGAACGCCAGAGACAGAGACAGAGAAGGCAACCAATGAGGAGACTAGCAGAGATGGTCCTCCCACCACCACCCCCCGTTGATA ttgttgGTAATGTGATGTGGGGCCGGCTGGGGAAGCAGCCCTACTGGCCTGCAATGGTGGCCGTCGATGAGGATGGCCTATACTTCAAACAGCAAC tGACTGAAAATGGAGTCCTTAGGCGGCAATTTTACGTCGAATGGTTGGCCGACGGGCAGCGGTCATGGGTGGGGGCCACTTATTTGGCCCCATTCGAGCGCCCCCTGAGGGTCTCAGGAACACCCTTAGGGAGTGGGTCCCAAAT ATGGCAAGCACAAGTGGTCGCACTAACCCACCAAAGAGGAGGcgtgaggaggaagaaggaagtGTTGACCTTCCTCCTAAGAGAAGGTACATTGCACATCATCAGGCCCCTCTCCGAAGATCCCAgaggataa